From the Saccharobesus litoralis genome, one window contains:
- a CDS encoding DUF4340 domain-containing protein: MNKNIVLLLVGVLVAVVAAVVSQSGKPDSSAQQQTLLSDFDVNQLQQVKFIKAGDQLVLDAEKQGDKWQVNNLDGYPLNVADLSKFVQELVDSKLVEKKTANASKHARLGLTAINDSDSEATLLHLVSEGKSIDLLLGNFAKGNGRYVRFADQDQTWLIDKQLYTPSSAANWIDKKLFNDFTMADIKRLELAGEEGFVLNKADKEQADFNLESVPSERTAKSSSELASLSSSIGGLRMDAPRLLDSQLWQNDSVKSLKVSLFNGVDYQLKLVNSTDADSDENWLSVVASGTDEASNVIAQQYNDNYGKWQYALPSYTFDSLDKSIEDMLEPLAETSE; the protein is encoded by the coding sequence ATGAATAAGAATATTGTTTTATTACTTGTTGGTGTTCTAGTTGCGGTTGTAGCCGCTGTTGTGAGTCAGTCTGGCAAGCCGGATAGTTCAGCCCAGCAACAAACCTTGCTTAGCGACTTTGATGTCAATCAGTTGCAACAAGTGAAGTTTATTAAAGCGGGTGATCAACTGGTATTAGATGCCGAAAAGCAGGGTGATAAATGGCAAGTTAATAACCTTGATGGCTATCCGCTTAATGTTGCTGACTTAAGCAAGTTTGTGCAAGAGTTGGTAGATAGCAAATTAGTGGAGAAGAAAACCGCTAATGCGAGCAAACATGCACGTTTAGGCTTAACCGCGATCAACGATAGCGACAGTGAAGCGACGTTATTGCACTTGGTATCTGAGGGTAAATCGATTGATTTATTATTAGGTAACTTTGCTAAAGGTAATGGCCGCTATGTGCGCTTTGCTGATCAAGACCAAACATGGTTAATCGACAAGCAGCTTTATACGCCAAGCTCTGCCGCTAACTGGATAGACAAAAAGCTGTTTAATGACTTTACCATGGCCGATATCAAACGCCTTGAATTAGCAGGTGAAGAGGGTTTTGTGCTTAATAAAGCCGATAAAGAGCAAGCCGATTTTAACTTAGAGTCGGTTCCTAGTGAACGCACCGCTAAATCGAGCAGCGAGTTAGCTTCATTATCAAGCTCTATTGGTGGTTTACGTATGGATGCCCCTCGCTTACTTGACAGCCAATTGTGGCAAAATGATTCGGTCAAAAGTCTAAAGGTGAGCTTATTTAATGGTGTTGATTACCAATTAAAATTGGTTAATTCGACCGACGCTGATTCAGACGAAAACTGGCTGTCTGTGGTAGCGAGTGGCACTGATGAAGCCTCGAATGTCATTGCTCAGCAATACAACGATAACTATGGCAAATGGCAGTATGCCTTGCCTAGCTATACTTTTGATAGCTTAGATAAATCAATTGAAGACATGCTAGAGCCTTTAGCTGAAACGAGTGAATAA
- a CDS encoding GldG family protein — translation MKKLQSSLGLGALVLIFFGLIIINSFVFDKARLDLTENQIYSISDGSKAIINKIEEPINLYFFFSQESSEGISHIRNYANRVQSLLEEYALYSEGKINLQVIDPEPFSEDEDRASAFGLTAAQVGAAGQTLYFGLGATNSLDDELTIPFFDMSKEEFLEYDISQLIYKLNDPEKVKVTILGDLPYQGAQQQPNPMNPMMPPQSTPAWVFYEQLQQLYQVTNLDVSATEIPQETDVLILAHPKGLSDELKFAIDQYVMAGKSLLAFVDPHAEVAAQSGGMGMMGGGRNASEIDDLLAGWGVEFDSSQIVLDAMKALEIRLPTGGQGKHFGYIGLGAENVDKQDVVVSSLELINGASFGAISAKEDSEFTFTPLLQSSVHSAFASADTYAFTRNPQDLQRGFASSNEAKTLAARIVGKIKSAYQDETPVEGAEHVKQTEQAKVIIVADSDLLADNFWVQRQNFFGQTILSPFANNGDLISNAAENLGGSSDLISIRARGKFSRPFDVVKELQVEAEAAFRLKQEELQARLDETEKQLQELQNNSGDANSLVLNPEQSKALEDFMKQRIEIRKELRDVQHQLNKDIDALGSWLKFFNIALIPLLLTLLLGLVSRRLMRKQIV, via the coding sequence ATGAAAAAATTACAATCTTCACTAGGCTTGGGCGCATTAGTCCTGATCTTTTTTGGCCTAATTATTATTAACTCGTTTGTTTTTGACAAAGCGCGTTTAGATTTAACTGAAAATCAGATTTACTCAATATCGGATGGCTCAAAGGCCATTATCAATAAAATTGAAGAGCCGATTAACCTTTACTTCTTTTTCTCGCAAGAAAGCTCAGAAGGTATTTCGCATATTCGTAACTATGCCAACCGTGTGCAAAGTTTGTTAGAAGAATATGCGTTATACAGCGAAGGTAAAATCAACTTACAAGTGATCGATCCAGAACCTTTCTCAGAAGATGAAGACCGTGCTTCTGCATTTGGTTTAACCGCGGCACAAGTCGGTGCGGCAGGTCAAACTTTGTATTTTGGTTTAGGTGCTACCAATAGTTTGGATGATGAGTTAACTATTCCTTTTTTCGATATGTCGAAAGAAGAGTTTTTGGAATACGACATTAGCCAACTTATCTACAAATTGAATGATCCGGAAAAGGTTAAAGTTACCATCTTAGGTGATTTACCGTATCAAGGTGCGCAACAACAGCCAAATCCGATGAACCCTATGATGCCGCCGCAAAGCACGCCAGCATGGGTATTTTACGAGCAGCTACAACAGCTTTATCAAGTAACTAATCTTGATGTTTCGGCTACTGAAATACCGCAAGAAACCGATGTGTTGATTTTGGCTCATCCAAAAGGTTTATCTGACGAACTAAAATTCGCGATTGACCAATATGTGATGGCTGGTAAATCACTATTAGCTTTCGTTGACCCGCATGCAGAAGTGGCGGCGCAATCTGGTGGTATGGGCATGATGGGCGGTGGCCGTAATGCCAGTGAAATTGATGACTTGTTAGCCGGTTGGGGCGTTGAATTTGATTCTAGCCAAATTGTACTAGATGCCATGAAAGCGCTTGAGATCCGTTTGCCAACGGGTGGTCAAGGTAAACACTTTGGTTATATTGGCTTAGGCGCAGAAAACGTTGATAAACAAGATGTAGTGGTTTCATCACTTGAGTTAATTAACGGTGCTTCATTTGGTGCGATTAGCGCTAAAGAAGATAGTGAATTTACGTTTACGCCACTTTTACAATCTTCGGTACACAGTGCTTTTGCCAGTGCTGATACTTATGCCTTTACCCGCAACCCGCAAGATTTACAACGTGGTTTTGCATCAAGCAATGAAGCGAAAACGCTAGCCGCACGTATTGTCGGTAAAATTAAATCGGCATACCAAGATGAAACACCAGTTGAAGGTGCTGAGCATGTTAAACAAACCGAGCAGGCAAAAGTCATTATTGTTGCCGACTCAGACCTGTTAGCGGATAACTTTTGGGTACAGCGGCAAAACTTTTTTGGCCAAACCATTCTGAGCCCATTTGCCAATAATGGTGACTTAATTTCAAATGCCGCTGAAAACTTAGGGGGTAGTTCGGATCTAATCAGTATTCGTGCTCGTGGTAAGTTCTCTCGTCCATTCGATGTGGTTAAAGAGTTACAAGTCGAAGCAGAAGCTGCGTTTCGTTTGAAACAAGAAGAGCTACAAGCGCGCTTGGATGAAACCGAAAAACAATTACAAGAGCTGCAAAACAATAGTGGTGACGCCAATAGCTTGGTGTTAAATCCAGAGCAAAGTAAAGCGCTAGAAGATTTTATGAAGCAGCGTATCGAAATTCGTAAAGAGTTACGTGATGTTCAGCATCAGCTAAATAAAGACATCGACGCTTTAGGTAGCTGGTTGAAGTTTTTCAATATCGCTTTAATCCCTCTGTTGCTAACCCTATTACTGGGCTTAGTCAGTCGTCGTCTAATGCGTAAGCAAATTGTGTAA
- a CDS encoding ABC transporter permease subunit, which yields MEMTKILFRREFSSFFATPVAYVFIAIFLMLSGVFTFYFGNLYERGQADLQPFFNFHPWLYLFLVPAMAMRTWSEERKSGTIELLMTLPITPLQAMLGKFFAAWAVLGLALLLTFPLWITVNYLGSPDNGIIFAAYLGSWLMAGSFLAISVCMSALTKSQVIAFILSVVVCFLFVLSGSSMVISAFKGVVPSVMLDAIASLSFISHFESLVKGVISMQDVLYFVIVMAIWLKAGLILIEKKKAE from the coding sequence ATGGAAATGACAAAAATTCTATTTCGTCGCGAATTTTCCAGTTTCTTCGCGACACCAGTAGCGTATGTATTTATCGCTATTTTCTTAATGTTAAGCGGTGTGTTTACCTTTTACTTTGGCAACCTATACGAGCGTGGCCAAGCAGATTTACAGCCGTTTTTTAACTTTCACCCTTGGTTATATTTATTCCTAGTGCCTGCCATGGCGATGCGTACATGGTCGGAAGAACGTAAAAGCGGCACTATCGAATTATTAATGACGTTACCCATTACGCCATTACAAGCCATGTTAGGTAAGTTTTTTGCTGCTTGGGCAGTATTGGGTTTGGCGTTACTGTTGACTTTCCCATTATGGATTACAGTTAATTACCTTGGTTCACCGGATAACGGCATTATTTTCGCGGCTTATTTGGGTAGTTGGTTGATGGCAGGTAGCTTTTTAGCTATCAGTGTTTGTATGTCGGCGTTAACTAAATCGCAAGTGATTGCATTTATCTTGTCGGTTGTAGTGTGCTTCTTGTTTGTATTAAGCGGCTCAAGCATGGTGATCAGTGCCTTCAAAGGTGTGGTGCCAAGCGTAATGTTAGATGCCATTGCTTCTCTATCCTTTATCAGCCATTTCGAATCTTTAGTTAAAGGCGTTATCTCAATGCAAGACGTTCTTTACTTTGTGATAGTGATGGCGATCTGGCTTAAAGCTGGATTGATCTTAATCGAAAAGAAAAAAGCTGAATAA
- a CDS encoding ABC transporter ATP-binding protein codes for MIQINNLTKHFGDFVAVDNLSMSLQPGDILGFLGPNGAGKSTSMKMITGFLEASAGTVEIDGQDIVSNSIELKQKIGYLPEGAPAYGDMTVAQFLDFIADVRGLKGDYKAERLKHVVSSVEIESVLQKHIDTLSKGFKRRVGLAQAIMHDPKVLILDEPTDGLDPNQKHQVRKLIQNLSADKIVIVSTHILEEVTAVCNRAVIIAGGKKLFDGTPQELEAKSRHQKAITIEFSEIPDLTAVEGHELVAEVQKDETHQAVTVIPKEQEANLFNALFELAKSGNWPVTGMYAEKGRLDDVFRKLTAEV; via the coding sequence ATGATCCAGATAAACAATTTAACCAAACACTTTGGCGATTTTGTCGCCGTCGATAATTTATCCATGTCGCTGCAACCAGGCGATATACTCGGATTTCTTGGCCCCAACGGTGCGGGTAAATCAACTTCAATGAAAATGATCACCGGCTTTTTAGAAGCCAGTGCTGGTACGGTTGAAATAGATGGCCAAGATATAGTGAGTAACAGTATCGAACTCAAGCAAAAAATTGGCTACTTACCCGAAGGCGCACCAGCCTACGGTGATATGACAGTAGCGCAGTTCCTTGATTTTATTGCCGATGTTCGCGGCTTAAAAGGTGACTACAAAGCCGAGCGTTTAAAACACGTTGTAAGCAGCGTAGAAATCGAATCTGTATTACAAAAACATATCGATACCTTATCAAAAGGGTTTAAGCGTCGTGTCGGTTTAGCTCAAGCTATTATGCACGATCCTAAAGTGTTGATTTTGGATGAACCTACTGACGGTTTAGATCCAAACCAAAAGCATCAAGTGCGTAAACTAATCCAAAACTTATCCGCTGATAAAATTGTTATTGTTTCAACACATATCTTGGAAGAAGTGACAGCGGTTTGTAATCGTGCAGTGATTATTGCCGGTGGTAAAAAGTTATTTGACGGCACTCCGCAAGAATTAGAAGCAAAATCACGTCATCAAAAAGCGATCACAATCGAATTTAGTGAAATTCCAGATTTAACTGCTGTTGAAGGTCATGAGCTTGTTGCTGAAGTACAAAAAGACGAAACTCACCAAGCGGTAACCGTTATTCCTAAAGAGCAAGAAGCTAACTTATTTAATGCATTATTTGAGTTGGCTAAGTCAGGCAATTGGCCTGTTACCGGTATGTATGCCGAGAAAGGGCGCTTAGACGATGTGTTTAGAAAATTAACGGCGGAGGTGTAA
- a CDS encoding ABC transporter permease, which produces MASISWLDLAWCLLPLVFVAFIYHRWQGKISELTIASLRMFVQLLLMGYVLVSLFNYPSPWISAAVITLMLVVAAWIAIRPVRHLDGYLVPALIALGISVVVHLLISVVLVLQSDTWYQPQLIIPLAGMYFANTMNTLSLAAERFSSELAASSTVSEETTNQAKIKAFHTAMIPQINSLLAVGLVALPGMMTGQILSGVSPLVAVRYQIMIMTMVLGAAGLGAVIMLHLLAKNKN; this is translated from the coding sequence TTGGCATCCATTTCTTGGTTAGATTTAGCGTGGTGTTTATTACCACTCGTTTTCGTTGCTTTTATTTATCATCGTTGGCAAGGTAAAATCAGTGAGTTGACGATAGCATCGCTGCGCATGTTTGTGCAGTTACTCTTAATGGGCTATGTGCTCGTTAGCTTATTTAATTACCCTTCGCCTTGGATCAGTGCTGCGGTCATCACGCTAATGCTAGTTGTGGCTGCTTGGATCGCTATTCGTCCTGTCCGTCATCTTGATGGCTATTTAGTGCCAGCGTTAATCGCTTTGGGTATTTCTGTTGTTGTGCATTTATTGATTTCAGTGGTGTTGGTTTTGCAGTCAGATACTTGGTATCAACCGCAATTAATCATTCCATTGGCCGGTATGTATTTCGCTAATACCATGAATACCTTAAGTTTAGCTGCCGAACGTTTTAGCTCCGAGCTAGCAGCAAGCTCTACTGTAAGTGAAGAGACCACCAACCAAGCCAAGATCAAAGCGTTTCATACCGCAATGATCCCGCAAATTAATAGTTTATTAGCGGTGGGCTTAGTGGCTTTGCCAGGGATGATGACGGGGCAAATTTTATCCGGTGTTTCGCCATTAGTGGCGGTGCGTTATCAAATTATGATTATGACCATGGTGTTAGGCGCTGCTGGATTAGGCGCGGTGATCATGCTGCACTTATTGGCAAAAAATAAAAATTAA
- a CDS encoding response regulator produces MLLDVLVVDDDKLIHKIIDKLLAEHFTLHHCFSGDEAIEQLANVQPQLILLDVEMPGRNGYEVCDDIRSQSQYDHVPVVFLSGKTSLREVMLGYEAGADDYIVKPFDANLLLAKLQILTKNLSEFEQLSSQVQQAQDMAMEALRGNSELGQVMLFIEQSYGITQIETLAERFFALTGMLGLKTCLSLTLNGQNYVYSQNGIVKPLEKELLHATKHENRFVDFGCRTIINYPRVSVLIKNMPLDNAEDYGRYKDLFPAVLGAVDAKVAALEEQALIVEHAKQLSDSFSTIRETLVNLAATLNTNSKQSYEHLQGMYAELQQHIPKLGLEEDQELYILDLTQQTIDKVATTTYDSDKTNRELAKVILTMQRLVKEQNKVVEEVQKDTMRVQGVEFVPEQGDDYQMDVELF; encoded by the coding sequence ATGCTGCTCGATGTGTTAGTTGTTGATGATGACAAACTCATTCATAAAATCATAGACAAGCTACTCGCCGAACATTTTACTTTACATCATTGCTTTTCAGGTGACGAAGCAATAGAACAGCTCGCGAATGTTCAACCTCAGCTCATTTTATTAGATGTAGAAATGCCGGGGCGCAATGGTTATGAAGTTTGTGATGATATTCGTAGCCAGTCGCAATATGATCATGTGCCAGTGGTCTTTTTGTCAGGTAAAACCTCGTTACGTGAAGTGATGCTTGGCTATGAGGCAGGGGCTGATGACTATATTGTTAAGCCATTTGATGCCAATTTACTGTTAGCCAAACTACAAATTCTCACAAAAAACTTATCTGAATTTGAACAACTCAGCAGCCAAGTGCAACAAGCGCAAGACATGGCAATGGAAGCATTGCGAGGGAACAGTGAGTTGGGGCAAGTCATGCTATTTATAGAGCAATCCTATGGTATTACGCAAATAGAAACCTTAGCCGAGCGTTTTTTTGCGTTAACTGGCATGTTAGGGTTAAAAACTTGTTTGTCGTTAACGTTAAATGGCCAAAATTATGTTTATTCACAAAACGGCATCGTCAAACCACTAGAAAAAGAATTGTTGCATGCCACTAAGCATGAAAATCGCTTTGTGGATTTTGGCTGCCGGACCATTATTAATTATCCACGTGTATCTGTGTTAATTAAAAATATGCCGTTAGATAACGCTGAAGATTATGGCCGCTACAAAGATTTGTTTCCTGCCGTGTTAGGAGCGGTGGATGCTAAAGTAGCAGCACTTGAGGAACAAGCCTTAATTGTTGAACACGCCAAACAACTGTCTGATTCATTTTCGACTATACGAGAAACATTAGTTAACCTCGCAGCGACTTTAAATACCAATAGCAAGCAAAGTTATGAGCATTTACAAGGTATGTACGCTGAGCTACAACAGCACATTCCTAAGCTTGGACTGGAAGAGGATCAGGAACTTTATATACTCGATTTAACCCAACAAACCATAGATAAAGTGGCAACCACAACTTATGATTCAGACAAAACCAACCGTGAGTTAGCTAAAGTTATTTTGACTATGCAGCGTTTAGTTAAAGAGCAAAACAAAGTGGTTGAAGAAGTGCAAAAAGATACCATGCGGGTGCAGGGTGTTGAATTTGTGCCTGAACAAGGGGATGACTATCAAATGGATGTTGAGTTATTCTAG
- a CDS encoding EAL and HDOD domain-containing protein, whose protein sequence is MKVYTARQAIFNRKGHVVAYELLFRDGPENFFPDVEPHEATQKLIVRTHLSQGLKHFTADKPALINFSQECLIKRLPMMLPNKQIMIEVLESVEPTDEVYEAIRELFHQGYHIALDDFVYQAEWERFFKFVKLIKFDISQTPIRYLEPLVKQLKAERKNIKILAEKVETKQEVIEAAKMGFDYFQGYFFCKPEMTEKRDVESNKHILLSLYRETLKPEINVKNISKYFEQDLNLSYKLLRFINSGVLPIREKISSIKQAIVYLGESETRKLIAILTTGVLAFDKPKELIRVAILRARFCEILITPLNSKLAESAFLTGLFSLLDAVLDQPMAQILEQLPLAKEIEVALRESEETQICIILRAIKLYESGSWYNTSKEANKLGISYEQLGSAYSEALNWVAAYDRNET, encoded by the coding sequence ATGAAAGTTTATACAGCACGCCAAGCTATTTTTAATCGCAAAGGCCATGTTGTCGCGTATGAACTGCTGTTTCGAGACGGGCCAGAGAACTTTTTCCCTGATGTAGAACCACACGAAGCGACACAAAAATTAATTGTCCGTACTCACCTGAGTCAAGGGTTGAAACATTTCACCGCAGATAAACCTGCATTGATAAACTTTAGTCAAGAGTGCCTTATCAAGCGCCTACCTATGATGTTGCCTAATAAGCAAATTATGATTGAGGTGCTGGAATCTGTTGAACCAACTGATGAAGTCTATGAGGCTATTCGTGAATTGTTTCATCAAGGTTATCACATTGCCTTAGACGACTTTGTTTACCAAGCCGAATGGGAACGCTTTTTTAAGTTTGTTAAGCTAATTAAGTTTGATATTAGTCAAACCCCAATCCGTTACCTAGAGCCACTAGTCAAGCAATTAAAAGCGGAACGGAAAAACATAAAAATTTTGGCTGAAAAAGTCGAGACCAAGCAAGAAGTGATTGAAGCCGCTAAAATGGGTTTTGACTATTTTCAAGGCTATTTTTTCTGCAAACCGGAAATGACAGAAAAACGTGATGTAGAAAGCAATAAACATATTTTGCTAAGTCTGTATCGTGAAACATTAAAGCCGGAAATTAATGTTAAAAATATTTCTAAATACTTCGAGCAAGATCTTAACCTAAGTTATAAATTACTGCGCTTTATCAACTCGGGTGTATTACCGATCCGTGAAAAAATATCGTCAATCAAACAAGCAATTGTTTATCTAGGTGAGTCGGAAACTCGAAAATTAATTGCGATTTTAACAACCGGCGTCTTAGCTTTTGATAAGCCAAAAGAGTTGATCCGCGTTGCCATCTTACGAGCGCGGTTTTGTGAAATCCTAATTACGCCTTTAAACAGCAAATTGGCAGAATCGGCATTTTTAACCGGACTCTTTTCATTGTTGGATGCAGTATTAGATCAACCCATGGCGCAAATATTAGAACAGTTGCCGCTTGCCAAAGAAATAGAGGTGGCTTTGCGAGAGTCAGAAGAGACTCAGATCTGTATTATTTTACGAGCGATCAAGCTTTATGAGTCGGGTAGTTGGTACAACACTAGCAAAGAAGCCAATAAGCTAGGTATTTCTTATGAGCAACTGGGCAGTGCTTACAGTGAGGCCTTAAATTGGGTGGCGGCTTACGATAGGAATGAAACTTAG
- a CDS encoding DUF6942 family protein, with translation MPIVSRSEAVTEVGTKAGKEVGLGCSNSQLKVYIANRPPLEFYQHLDSVHGMQAGEIKFIADKTGNHWRKIFNVYAKFIAELWPEKLNDYARWQDLRDNFLLRENSHTSLIFSNLLLDKISSKPQNTLHLICGRQYGIQLAKQAGITLTWLLREDDVGNGEFAWSQQHNVMICPYFDYRQLSNVKIKRLVELIKYQLTSE, from the coding sequence TTGCCCATTGTTAGTCGCTCAGAGGCTGTAACAGAAGTTGGAACTAAAGCTGGAAAAGAGGTTGGCTTAGGCTGCAGTAACAGCCAGCTAAAAGTCTACATTGCCAACCGTCCGCCGCTTGAGTTTTACCAACATCTCGACAGCGTACATGGCATGCAAGCGGGAGAGATTAAGTTTATCGCCGATAAAACAGGTAATCATTGGCGAAAAATTTTTAATGTTTATGCTAAGTTTATCGCTGAACTTTGGCCTGAAAAGTTGAATGATTATGCTCGTTGGCAAGATCTGCGCGACAATTTCTTGCTACGCGAAAATAGTCATACTAGCTTGATCTTTTCCAATTTATTGTTGGATAAGATTTCATCAAAACCGCAAAATACCCTACATCTTATTTGTGGGCGGCAATACGGTATTCAGCTTGCCAAACAAGCAGGGATCACACTGACATGGTTGTTACGCGAAGATGATGTTGGTAATGGTGAGTTTGCTTGGTCGCAGCAACATAATGTAATGATTTGTCCTTATTTTGATTATCGCCAATTATCCAATGTCAAAATCAAACGACTCGTCGAGCTGATTAAATATCAATTAACTTCTGAGTGA